DNA from Geobacillus vulcani PSS1:
CCATTTTTGGAATGTATTGTACGCCGCCGGCAGCGCCGGGCAGTGTCCGAACGGTTCCGATTCCTTGCTGCTCGAACGTCTGCTTAATGATAGCCAAATCTTCGCTGATCGAGGATTTGGCCGATTCGTACCGCTCTGCAAAAAATGTCAGCGGAATGAGCTGATGGGGCCGTTCAAGAAGATAATGCGTCATATCAACTAAACGGCCGCTTCGCCTTAGCTTCATAGCCGACCTCCCGAAACCGAATATTATAAATATATTTTAACAAAAATGTACGTGTTTAATCAAGAGAATGCCGTTCTCCTAACATTCTCACTGCAAACACTTGGTCACAAAAGCCGCGCAACCCATTATATACCCGCTGCATTCTGGAATCATGCTCGATCAGCCCAAACACGGTCGGCCCGCTGCCGCTCATCAGCACCGCGTCAGCGCCAAACCGCTTCATTTGTTCTTTAATATGCGCGACTTCCGGATATTTTTTCAACGTCACTTCCTCAAGAACATTGCCGACCAACCGGCAGATCGCCGCATAATCTTGTCGCTCGATCGCGCTCACCATCGCATCGACGTCTGGATGGCTGACACGCTCAAGCTCCAAGTTTCGGTACACTTCCGCCGTCGACACACCGATCGGGGGCTTGGCCAACACAACCCAGCACGGCGGCGGGGAAGCGATCGGAGTGATGATTTCCCCGCGCCCCGTCGCCAAGGCGGTTCCGCCGTAGACGCAAAATGCGACATCCGAGCCGATTTTCGCCCCTAGTTCTGCCAGTTCATCCATCGTTAATCCAAGCTGCCAAAGCTTGTTCAACCCGCGCAGCGTCGCCGCCGCATCGCTGCTTCCCCCCGCCAATCCGGCGGCCACCGGAATATGCTTCGTAATGGAAATGGCCACCCCTTGGCGGATGGAAAACGTCTCTTTAAGAAGTTTCGCCGCCTGATACGCCAAGTTGCGACAATCATCCGGCACAAAGCGGTTTTGCGAAACGATGCGAATCGCATCCTCCTCCGGCAACGCGACAAGCTCAATGCGATCGGCCAAATCGATCGTCGTCATCACCATTTTCACTTCATGGTAACCATCCGGGCGCTTATAAAGAACGTCGAGTGACAAATTGATTTTCGCCGGCGCTTTTATCGACAACCTCACTCATCCTCACCTACTTCCACGCGCAATCATGAATAAGCGGATCAGCATCCATCGTCTGTTTTCCATCTCCGCCGTCTTTGTCCCGTCTCATCCGCCTTTCTTTCGTCAACCCATTTTATCATATTACCATGTTCTGGCGACGACGCCAAACAATATATGTATACAAAAAAGGTGCCCCGTTCGGGACACCCTCGCCGCAACACGCCCCTCTGCCGGCCCCTATTCCGTTGTTCCGGCCAGCTGCCGTTCCGCCCGTTCAATCGCCAATCTGACCATGTTTCCTGCGTCCTTCGCGCGGATGGCGCCCCATCCCTCACGCTGCACGACATCGTAAAAGCCCAGCTCTTTCGCCAGCTCTTCCTTCAAACGTTGCGACATAATCCCGCGGCGTCGACCCAATGTCAGCAACCCCTTTCCATGTTCATTGGCGTGGTGTATCAGCAGAACAGCCTGGCATTTGGCAAAGCAAAGGACGGCTGCGACAGTTTTAGTATGAAGCAAAGGAAACGGCTCTATGTCCACCTATTTCAGACAAAAACAAAAAGCAGCAAACAAATCTGTCTACTGCCCCCCTGCTTGCTCATCATCCCAAAACGTCAACTTTACCGTCTCTGTCAATACATCGGCGTAACTGAACGATACGCGTTCAAACGAATTCTCTTTTTGATCCAGCTCAATGACAAATACGGATGGATATGTTTCCGCCAAAATACCACAACGCTCAATCATTTTTCTGCGTCCGCCGTTGGCTCGCAGCGTCAACCGTTTCCCGATATTGGAATCCAGCGTTTTTTTAATATCGGATAAAGTCTTTGGCATTCATCATCCACCTCACTATTTGTAATTGTAACAAAAATGACGTCCAAAGTCAAAATTAAAGATTATATCAGGGTGTTTTTATTTCTGTCAATGTATATTTTTCTACAATATCCTTCTTTTTATGTACAATGTGGAACTTTTTTGTAAAAAAATACGACGGACGTATAAAAAACCGCCCATCAATTGCGGCGGTTTTCCTCTCGATCCTCAATGAGGCGAAACGGCATCCCGGTGCGGAGCACGCCTTTCGTTTCCACCCCACCAAGCCCCTTTTCCCCGGTTAACGTGTTGCGCAGCACATCCCATACATCGACCGTTTCGGTGAACGGGGTGAAGCTGAGGCGCGAAACGATATAGACAGGGTCCAGAGCATGAATGTTCACCCGCGCTGGTGAACTGGCAAAATTCGCCCCAGCGCGGATGAGCGACTCAAAGTGCGACTGGCAGGCGCCGGCGAAAATGATCAGTTGGTCCAAATGAGGCACTTTTTTGCGCGCTTCTTTCACCGTTTGCACAAAATGGCGCGAATGGCGGTACGCTTTTAACTCATGCACCTTTCCTTTTGACTTCGAATACGAATCATGCCCGGTGATGACTAAAATATCCGGACGAAACTGCTCGATCCAATAGCCAACTTTTTCCGGCATTTCGCTTTCCTCGCAATAAATGCCGTGCACCGGCACGCCGATCCGTTCATACAAATCCATACATTTGCGCAAATATAACGGGTCGCCATCCAAATGGAGAACGCGCCCCGGAATTTGAAAAAAATCTTTCTCCACCCGGTATCCGCCGGTCGCCCGATATTCGACTTTTTGCTTGATCGCCTGATAATCTTGGCGAAAAAGTCGGTACGATTGTTCGATCAGCTCGATTTCCCGCTTCTTCCGTTCCTGTTGCTCCTGCTCATCGATGACGACTAAATCACTGCACGGAGCGTCCGCGACGAGACGCACATCCTCACCATACAAAATCGCTTCCCACTCGCCGTTTTTTTCTTTCATATCAATGACTCGGAACAATAAATCACATTGGTAAGACTTTCGGGCGACAATATCGCCGATTTTAATGACGTCCATCACCGCTCACTCCATTGCATAATCGTTGTCACCCATACGATATGCACGTGCGGACAATAGGTGATAGACGCCTGTTTGGATGGTTGACGAAAAGACCGCTGCCCCCGGAGTAGCGCTTGCTTTGCGACTCCTTCATTTGCTGAAAAGCGGTGTCAACGCGTTGCTTAATGAAGCAAACTCAGCGATGTCAAGCGTCTCCCCGCGGCGGCGCGGGTCAATGCCCAAAGCAGCGAGCGCTCGTTCAATTTGCTCTTTGTTCTCTTTTCCTCCCGGCAAATTGTTTATCAAGTTGTTGAACAGCGTTTTGCGGCGCTGGGCGAAGCTTGCCCGCACCACTTGAAAAAACACACCTTCATCGTTGACAACAACAGGCGGATGCTGCCGCTTCACAAGCCGGATGACGGCGGAATCGACATTCGGCTGCGGCATAAAGACGGTGCGCGGCACGGTCATGACAACTTCTGCTTCGGTATAATATTGCACGGCGATCGTCAGCGAGCCGTAATCTTTCGTTCCTGGCTTGGCGGCGAGACGATCCGCCACTTCTTTTTGCAACATGACGACCATGCCGCGGATAGGCAGCCGATCGGTGAGCAGCTTCATAATGATTGGCGTTGTCACGTAATACGGCAAGTTGGCGACAACCATCCGATCGGTTACATCGGCCAATTCCTTGGCGATGACGGTGTGCAAATCAGCCTTTAATACATCTTGATGGATGATGCACACATTGTCATAGGGGGATAGCGTATCAGCCAAAATGGGCAACAGCCGGCCATCGATTTCGAAAGCGACGACTTTTTTCGCCCGCCTCGCCAATTGCTCCGTCAACGCTCCGATACCCGGTCCAATTTCGATCGCCCCCGTATCGCGGGAGATGTCGGCAACATCCACGATTTTCCGCAAAATGTTCGCATCGATCAAAAAGTTTTGTCCAAGGCTCTTTTTAAACGAAAAGCCATATCGCTCCAAAATTTCTTTCGTCCGCCCCGGTGTTGCAATATCTTTATGCATCGTCCGCCTCCTCCTGCATCACTTGCGCTAACGCGGCATAAAAAGCGTCACGGGAAATGCGGAACATTTGCAGCCGCTTATGAAACTGCCGGCCGTTCGCATAGCCGATTTTCAGCTCCTCCCCGAGACGTTGCCGCCGCCGGCGCGCCATCGCGCCGCCGATCAACCCAGCCTCGATCAGTTCAGCAAACGTAATTTCTTCCTTCCAATCCGGCGCCTCTTCATACACATTGGCGAGCGCCTGACGGATTTCGTCGGGAGATGCGTGCTCAACCCCCACCCCTTTGCCGTTTTTCGCTTTGGCCGCCTCGCGCGGCAAAAAGGCATGCTTGCACCCCGGCACCTGTTCGGCAATCGTGCGGCGAATTTTTTCACCAGGAAAATCGGGATCGGTAAAAATGATCACGCCGCGGCGCTCTTTCGCCAGCTTGATCCGCTCAATGACATCCGCGCCCACCGCTGCTCCGTTTGTCTCGATTGTATCGGCATCGACGGCGCGCCGGATCGCCGCCGTATCATCTTTTCCTTCCACAACGATCACTTCTTTGATCTTCATCCTCCCATTGCAGAAACAACGGAATCATCCCTTTTTCCTATTTCTGCAATGCCTCCTTTCCGGTAAAATCAAAAGTAAGGCGGATCATCGCCGAAAGCCGCTTCATTCCCTGAATTATTTTTTGAATTTCCCTGAAACTTTTTTCCGTTTGCATCGTCTAATTTAACAGAAACGGCGCGCGCTGTCGCGGCACAATGCCATTATAGCGAAAAAAAGCAGAGGGAAAAAACCCTCCGCTTCGTTCTCCCATCGCATCTCTACGGCAATACCCGTATTTTCACGCGCTTTCTGCCCCAACGAAACGCATCCGACCGTTCCGGGAAAAACACATCAATTTTATATCCACGGATGCCTGAGCCGGTGTCAGCGGCAATGGCATATCCGTATCCTTCCACATACACTTTCGACCCAAGGGGGATGACGGACGGGTCGACTGCAATCACTTTAGCGGAAGGATTTTTGCGCAAGTTGATGCCCGTGCTTGTTATGCCTGAACAGCCTGCACAATAGGCGGTGTAGGCG
Protein-coding regions in this window:
- the rnmV gene encoding ribonuclease M5, encoding MKIKEVIVVEGKDDTAAIRRAVDADTIETNGAAVGADVIERIKLAKERRGVIIFTDPDFPGEKIRRTIAEQVPGCKHAFLPREAAKAKNGKGVGVEHASPDEIRQALANVYEEAPDWKEEITFAELIEAGLIGGAMARRRRQRLGEELKIGYANGRQFHKRLQMFRISRDAFYAALAQVMQEEADDA
- the ispE gene encoding 4-(cytidine 5'-diphospho)-2-C-methyl-D-erythritol kinase, whose amino-acid sequence is MRLSIKAPAKINLSLDVLYKRPDGYHEVKMVMTTIDLADRIELVALPEEDAIRIVSQNRFVPDDCRNLAYQAAKLLKETFSIRQGVAISITKHIPVAAGLAGGSSDAAATLRGLNKLWQLGLTMDELAELGAKIGSDVAFCVYGGTALATGRGEIITPIASPPPCWVVLAKPPIGVSTAEVYRNLELERVSHPDVDAMVSAIERQDYAAICRLVGNVLEEVTLKKYPEVAHIKEQMKRFGADAVLMSGSGPTVFGLIEHDSRMQRVYNGLRGFCDQVFAVRMLGERHSLD
- the rsmA gene encoding 16S rRNA (adenine(1518)-N(6)/adenine(1519)-N(6))-dimethyltransferase RsmA; translation: MHKDIATPGRTKEILERYGFSFKKSLGQNFLIDANILRKIVDVADISRDTGAIEIGPGIGALTEQLARRAKKVVAFEIDGRLLPILADTLSPYDNVCIIHQDVLKADLHTVIAKELADVTDRMVVANLPYYVTTPIIMKLLTDRLPIRGMVVMLQKEVADRLAAKPGTKDYGSLTIAVQYYTEAEVVMTVPRTVFMPQPNVDSAVIRLVKRQHPPVVVNDEGVFFQVVRASFAQRRKTLFNNLINNLPGGKENKEQIERALAALGIDPRRRGETLDIAEFASLSNALTPLFSK
- the veg gene encoding biofilm formation stimulator Veg — its product is MPKTLSDIKKTLDSNIGKRLTLRANGGRRKMIERCGILAETYPSVFVIELDQKENSFERVSFSYADVLTETVKLTFWDDEQAGGQ
- a CDS encoding small, acid-soluble spore protein, alpha/beta type gives rise to the protein MGRRRGIMSQRLKEELAKELGFYDVVQREGWGAIRAKDAGNMVRLAIERAERQLAGTTE
- the yabG gene encoding sporulation peptidase YabG; this encodes MDVIKIGDIVARKSYQCDLLFRVIDMKEKNGEWEAILYGEDVRLVADAPCSDLVVIDEQEQQERKKREIELIEQSYRLFRQDYQAIKQKVEYRATGGYRVEKDFFQIPGRVLHLDGDPLYLRKCMDLYERIGVPVHGIYCEESEMPEKVGYWIEQFRPDILVITGHDSYSKSKGKVHELKAYRHSRHFVQTVKEARKKVPHLDQLIIFAGACQSHFESLIRAGANFASSPARVNIHALDPVYIVSRLSFTPFTETVDVWDVLRNTLTGEKGLGGVETKGVLRTGMPFRLIEDREENRRN